A genomic segment from Ptychodera flava strain L36383 chromosome 19, AS_Pfla_20210202, whole genome shotgun sequence encodes:
- the LOC139119254 gene encoding RNA-binding motif protein, X-linked 2-like — protein sequence MNPLTNVKNINKLNETQLGVDPSKSWHKQYKDSAWIFIGGLPYDLSEGDILCVFSQYGEIVNINLVRDKKTGKQKGFCFICYEDQRSTVLAVDNFNGIKLLGRILRVDHVENYRQPKEDDNDDDLTKTVRKEGCAPKTPPQSPSASSSDEEVYEVRVKKLKKDSQKKSKKKAMEKEVGTDRYREERRKDVVKVKQEKKDPGYDKAEKHHRRYDSDEEEMEYRERHDSDDERRRRRKVEEREMERKTKHSKYKDDESDLRVGHSYGSYSDRDKHSGSSRDKKSDRHRDTEYERRDRDHDRYREGDRERHRNTDRDRGRDTGSDRYRGTDRDRYRGADRDRYRDADRDKYRDTDRDRGRDIDRDRGRDRERQRDRESDRHRERSRERERNRYR from the exons ATGAA TCCTCTGACTAATGTGAAAAACATCAACAAATTGAATGAGACACAGCTTGGAGTGGATCCATCGAAGTCATGGCATAAACAGTACAAAGACAGTGCCTGGATCTTCATCGGCGGTCTGCCCTATGACCTCTCTGAAGGAGATATTCTCTGTGTGTTTTCCCA ATATGGTGAGATTGTTAACATCAACTTGGTGAGAGATAAAAAAACAGGAAAGCAGAAAggcttttgttttatttgttatgAAGATCAGCGGAGTACAGTACTTGCTGTTGATAACTTCAACGGAATTAAG TTACTTGGTAGGATACTACGAGTTGACCACGTGGAGAATTACAGACAACCCAAAGAagacgataatgatgatgatttgaCGAAGACAGTTAGAAAAGAAGGATGCGCCCCAAAGACTCCTCCGCAATCACCATCCGCGTCATCATCTGACGAAGAAGTTTATGAAGTCAGGGTTAAAAAGTTAAAGAAAG ATTCCCAGAAGAAGTCCAAGAAGAAAGCTATGGAAAAAGAAGTCGGCACAGACAGATACAGAGAAGAGAGAAGGAAAGACGTTGTCAAGGTGAAACAGGAGAAGAAGGATCCAGGATACGATAAAGCTGAGAAACATCATCGCAGATATGACAGTGACGAAGAAGAGATGGAATATCGAGAGAGGcatgacagtgatgatgaaaGGAGACGACGCAGAAAGGTTGAGGAGAGAGAAATggaaaggaaaacaaaacattcaaagtACAAAGATGATGAGTCGGACTTGAGAGTTGGACATTCCTATGGAAGCTACTCTGACAGAGACAAACATAGTGGTAGCAGCAGAGACAAAAAGAGTGATAGACACAGGGACACAGAGTATGAGAGGCGTGACAGAGACCATGACAGATATAGAGAAGGTGATAGAGAGAGGCACAGAAACACTGATAGAGACAGAGGTAGAGATACTGGTAGTGATAGGTATAGAGGCACTGATAGGGATAGATATAGAGGCGCTGATAGGGACAGATACAGAGATGCTGATAGGGACAAATACAGAGATACAGATAGGGACAGAGGCAGAGACATTGATAGAGACAGGGGGAGAGATAGAGAGcggcagagagacagagagagtgaCAGACACAGGGAAAGAAGCAGAGAAAGGGAAAGAAACAGGTATAGGTGA